The proteins below are encoded in one region of Limnochorda pilosa:
- the neuC gene encoding UDP-N-acetylglucosamine 2-epimerase, which yields MNEVRSVCIVTGTRAEYGLLVPIMRRVQTSPKLRLQVVATGMHLAAEFGHTVDLIRQDGFPVDAEVDMLFSSDDVPAMAKGVGVGIYGMAQIFEILDPDIVLVLGDRVEAFAAATAASLSGRIVGHIHGGERTAGGLDEYMRHAVTKLAHLHFTATEASRERVLRLGERPEYVWTVGAPGLDDLESSASLGRKDLTDYLGFPLPDPYVLLVHHPISTFPERAVEELRTVLAALDRVGLPVVALGPNSDAGGRALAEELRRWSLTDAHHLLVSLPRNVFLSLMRHAASLVGNTSSGIIEGASLRVPYVLVGDRQHGRERTSNVLETACEVSAIERALRRAVGDPAFRESLNHLRNPYGDGHAAERIVETLERVPLGPELRRKVITY from the coding sequence ATGAACGAGGTCCGCTCAGTGTGCATTGTGACCGGTACCCGTGCCGAGTACGGCTTGCTCGTGCCCATCATGCGCAGGGTCCAAACCTCGCCCAAACTGCGGCTGCAGGTGGTGGCCACCGGAATGCATCTGGCCGCGGAGTTTGGGCACACCGTGGACCTGATCCGTCAAGATGGCTTTCCGGTGGACGCCGAGGTGGACATGCTCTTCAGCAGCGACGATGTGCCGGCGATGGCAAAGGGGGTTGGCGTCGGCATTTACGGCATGGCGCAGATCTTCGAAATACTCGACCCCGACATCGTACTCGTTCTTGGAGACCGGGTGGAGGCCTTTGCGGCCGCGACCGCCGCCAGCCTGAGTGGACGAATCGTTGGCCACATCCATGGCGGCGAGCGGACCGCCGGGGGATTGGACGAGTACATGCGCCACGCGGTGACGAAGCTTGCCCATCTCCACTTCACCGCAACGGAAGCGAGCCGCGAGCGGGTGCTTCGTCTGGGTGAGCGCCCCGAGTACGTTTGGACGGTGGGAGCGCCCGGTCTCGACGACCTCGAGAGTTCCGCGAGCCTTGGCAGGAAGGATCTGACTGACTACCTTGGGTTTCCGCTCCCCGACCCCTACGTCCTCCTGGTCCATCATCCCATCTCCACCTTCCCCGAGCGGGCGGTGGAAGAGCTGCGCACCGTCCTGGCCGCCCTGGACCGCGTGGGACTGCCTGTGGTGGCCTTGGGGCCGAACAGTGACGCCGGCGGCCGGGCTCTCGCTGAAGAGCTCCGAAGGTGGTCTCTGACGGACGCTCACCACCTTCTCGTTAGCCTTCCGCGAAACGTCTTCCTTAGCTTGATGCGCCACGCTGCATCCCTGGTGGGGAATACGAGCAGCGGCATCATTGAGGGGGCGAGCCTGCGGGTACCGTACGTTCTGGTGGGCGACCGGCAGCACGGCCGCGAGCGAACAAGCAACGTTCTCGAGACAGCTTGCGAGGTCAGCGCGATTGAAAGGGCCCTCCGACGAGCCGTTGGAGATCCGGCCTTCCGCGAAAGTCTGAACCATCTTCGGAACCCGTACGGGGATGGTCACGCTGCCGAGCGGATCGTCGAGACTCTGGAGCGTGTCCCGCTGGGTCCAGAGCTGCGTCGGAAAGTGATCACCTACTGA
- a CDS encoding NeuD/PglB/VioB family sugar acetyltransferase has translation MLLLGAGGHGRAVADAASAAGWHIAGFLDDHATEAPWTGASILGAIDTLPTILQAHPEWSVIVTLGDNRERRSVVERFAGIPIRFATVLAPSAYVSPTASVEPGSIVMHHAVVHAGSRIGPHAILNTGATIDHDCEIGEYGHISPGVHLAGTVKVEREAHVGIGASVIPGVRIGARAVVGAGAAVISDVPAGVTVVGVPARPTR, from the coding sequence TTGTTGCTCCTCGGTGCAGGCGGCCACGGTCGTGCGGTGGCCGATGCTGCTTCGGCAGCCGGGTGGCACATCGCAGGGTTCTTGGACGACCACGCGACTGAGGCGCCCTGGACGGGAGCTTCAATCCTGGGGGCGATCGACACGCTTCCGACGATCCTCCAGGCGCACCCCGAGTGGTCCGTCATTGTCACTCTGGGTGACAACCGCGAGCGCCGATCGGTGGTTGAACGCTTTGCCGGGATTCCGATTCGCTTCGCGACCGTGCTAGCGCCGTCGGCCTATGTCTCCCCTACCGCTAGCGTGGAACCGGGCTCAATCGTCATGCACCACGCGGTGGTCCATGCAGGATCTCGAATCGGGCCGCACGCCATACTCAACACAGGCGCTACCATCGACCACGACTGCGAGATCGGAGAGTACGGCCACATCTCTCCCGGGGTGCACCTGGCGGGCACGGTCAAGGTGGAGCGGGAAGCCCATGTCGGCATCGGCGCCAGCGTCATTCCCGGCGTACGAATCGGTGCACGCGCAGTGGTGGGCGCAGGGGCGGCAGTCATCTCCGACGTCCCCGCAGGAGTCACCGTGGTTGGCGTGCCGGCTCGCCCTACGCGTTGA